GTGAGTATGACTAATGTAAAAAAAGGGAGATAACCGGAGACAGCAAATTTAACAAGGCGTGATAGGTTGAGAAATATGGCTAAAAAATGGCAGAAGGAGTATCGCCGAATCGCAAAGGCAGAGGGCTGTGCTTACAATTACCTGGGAAATTACAAAAGAGCAATCGATTACTATCCCTCTTCTGTCAGACTCCGAAAAATGGGGGTCAAACCCTGATTCTTTCGTTAGGTGTCGTTGGCTGTAATGACGGAAATTCGTCAGAATTTCGGAAAGTGACAGAAGAGGGATATATCCATAAACTATGATAAACTCTTAGTAGTTCAATCCTCAGAGAAGAAACCTTGAGAGCAATTATTGCTGAGACTAAACCTCTATACAAATGGAAACCACCCTTTTAGCGCGAATCACGCTTGATCCAAATATTTGCCACGGTAAACCTTGCATCCGAGGACTACGTTACCCGGTTGAATTCATCTTGGAATTGCTCAGTGCTGGTATGAGTATCGATGAGATTTTAGCCGACTACGATGATTTGGAACAGGATGATATTCTAGCCGCTTTGCAATTTGCCACGCGATTGACTCAGGTGAAAAGCATTTACCACATAGCTTGATGAAATTTTTAGTCGATGCCCAGCTACCAGTACGTCTGGCACGTTTTCTACAATCTGCTGGTTATGATACAATTCACACCAAAGATTTACCTCAGCAAAATGCTACAACTGATACCGAGATAAATGCTATATCAATCCAACAGAATCGGATTGTTGTTACCAAAGATAGAGATTTTTGTGATTCGTTTATGCTGCGCCAAGAACCTTACAAACTATTGCTAATCACCACAGGTAATATTAAAAATAATGAACTTGAAGCGTTATTTTTGAATCATATACCACAACTATTTACATTGTTTGATCAACATAGTTTTATAGAAATTAGTCGCGATGTTATAATTGTTCATCAATAACCATTATGGTATAGCAGTAGACACATCTATTAGAACAAACCAACTGTTATTCCAGAAGTTCCGGCGGAACGTCTCTACGACGCGAATGTGTCCTAACCGCTATGGCAGTTCCTATATATTCAGAGAATTAATAATAATAAGGATTATCGGGTTCAGGTACTGTTTCGATCTCACTCGCGTCAATCACCAATTGCCGTTTATCTTGTAATGTTTCTGTCATCATTGTTCCTTTAACCTGTATCCAGGTATCGGGTTTATAAGCGTTACGACTTTCCGGAAGTTTCACGGGTAAACTGACTGGATAAGCATCTGCTGCACAGCAGGTAATCACAAAGCGAGTCACTAATAAATAGTTTGAGGATAGGTTTTGGGGATAAACCACAAACCCTTTAACATTAACCGCTTGACCCGCATATTCATCAGGTTCAGGATAAACACTCAGGGTGCGAATCCATTCAATCAGCGATCGCGCTTCGGGTTTGCTGAGGCTGCGGAAGGATTGAGGCTGGGTGCGGGTGGCGGTTAAGGATTCCATGACACCGCGTTGAATCGCTATCTGGCTGGTGAAGACTTTGGGTTCGACTAATAATCCTAGAATCGCTGTGGCTAGCAGTAATCCTGTACTCCAACCCGGTGGAAACCAGCTAATATGTTGCATCATCGGCATGGTTTTGGGATTTCGGGGTGGGAGTTGACTAATGACTTGAATGGCTTTTAACACCGCCAATACTAGCAACAATATTCCCGTTCCCAGAACTAAGGCAAAGTAATTCGGGTGAATGAGTAACTGTAATTCGCCACTGACCCAGTATTGAATCAACAAAATCCCCCAGATGCCTAGGGTGATAATATCAAGGATGGGGAGTAAAAGACGTTGTTTTTTTATCATTGGTCATTCGTTATTGGTCATTGGTCATTCGTCAAATAATTCCTTCATTCAAAATT
The DNA window shown above is from Coleofasciculus chthonoplastes PCC 7420 and carries:
- a CDS encoding TIGR03943 family putative permease subunit, which encodes MIKKQRLLLPILDIITLGIWGILLIQYWVSGELQLLIHPNYFALVLGTGILLLVLAVLKAIQVISQLPPRNPKTMPMMQHISWFPPGWSTGLLLATAILGLLVEPKVFTSQIAIQRGVMESLTATRTQPQSFRSLSKPEARSLIEWIRTLSVYPEPDEYAGQAVNVKGFVVYPQNLSSNYLLVTRFVITCCAADAYPVSLPVKLPESRNAYKPDTWIQVKGTMMTETLQDKRQLVIDASEIETVPEPDNPYYY
- a CDS encoding DUF5615 family PIN-like protein; protein product: MKFLVDAQLPVRLARFLQSAGYDTIHTKDLPQQNATTDTEINAISIQQNRIVVTKDRDFCDSFMLRQEPYKLLLITTGNIKNNELEALFLNHIPQLFTLFDQHSFIEISRDVIIVHQ
- a CDS encoding DUF433 domain-containing protein, with translation METTLLARITLDPNICHGKPCIRGLRYPVEFILELLSAGMSIDEILADYDDLEQDDILAALQFATRLTQVKSIYHIA